The following are from one region of the Anomaloglossus baeobatrachus isolate aAnoBae1 chromosome 1, aAnoBae1.hap1, whole genome shotgun sequence genome:
- the LOC142299335 gene encoding hydroxycarboxylic acid receptor 2-like, with protein MSNSSCCLFDEHILFYILPPILILTIVLGSVLNCLALWAFCFHIKSWKASTVYLFNLSLADFLLIICLPFRTDYYLKQKNWTYGDVPCRIMLFMLAMNRTGSIFFLTLVGLDRYFKVVYPYNKINSLSKMSATFISCVVWIATISINAFILKKEQSGENLPNKTNCDSFMVCPQISYLQDLFFILQFFLPLCIVLFCSYSIIWKLRQRNLDRDSKIRKAVKCIISVGIVFFVCFLPSVSTRIEVLRLLATPQGEDCRIYRTIDTAFYITVCLTYMNSMCNPLVYFFSSPSFSTFYLKIMRCSKNDEPESDTIPTNTNNLTCSNQQ; from the coding sequence ATGAGCAACTCAAGCTGCTGTCTTTTTGATGAACATATTCTCTTCTATATTCTTCCTCCAATTCTAATTCTAACCATTGTGCTGGGATCCGTTTTAAACTGCCTTGCTTTATGGGCATTTTGCTTTCATATCAAGTCATGGAAAGCCAGCACAGTTTATCTCTTCAACTTGTCCTTGGCCGATTTTCTTCTCATTATCTGCCTGCCCTTCAGAACAGACTATTATTTGAAGCAGAAGAACTGGACTTACGGAGATGTTCCATGCAGAATAATGCTTTTCATGCTTGCAATGAACAGGACCGGAAGCATCTTCTTTCTCACATTGGTTGGCCTGGATAGATACTTTAAAGTTGTTTATCCATATAACAAAATCAACTCCTTATCCAAAATGTCTGCTACCTTTATTTCATGTGTAGTATGGATTGCAACAATTTCAATTAATGCCTTTATTCTCAAGAAGGAGCAATCTGGAGAAAACTTACCAAACAAAACAAATTGTGACAGTTTTATGGTGTGTCCTCAAATTTCATACTTGCAAGACCTGTTCTTCATTCTTCAGTTTTTCCTTCCATTGTGCATTGTCCTTTTTTGTTCTTACAGCATCATATGGAAACTCAGACAGAGAAACCTGGACAGGGATTCAAAAATCCGGAAAGCGGTCAAATGCATCATATCTGTTGGGATTGTGTTCTTTGTATGTTTTTTACCAAGTGTGTCCACCAGAATTGAAGTCTTAAGGCTCTTGGCTACTCCACAAGGGGAAGACTGCCGCATCTACAGAACTATAGACACAGCATTTTATATTACAGTTTGCCTAACATATATGAACAGTATGTGTAACCCTTTGGTTTACTTCTTCTCCAGCCCTTCATTTAGCACGTTTTATCTAAAGATCATGAGGTGTTCAAAAAATGATGAGCCGGAATCAGATACAATTCCTACCAATACCAACAATTTAACATGTAGCAATCAGCAATAG